The nucleotide sequence GTCTGATGCATCACCTTCACTTTCCGGAATCAAAAGCATAGACCAGCTCAGGTCAATTGATTTGACATATACAGTAATCGGAATAGCAGAAAACATACTTGAACCCAAGGGAAATCTTGTCATGAAGGTATTTCAGGGTCCCGAATATAAAGAGATGCTTGATTCACTAAAAGGCAAATTTAGACATGTGAGAACAACAAAACCAGCATCATCACGTAAAAAAAGTTCTGAAATGTATGTGGTGGGCCTTGACTATATGCCTAACAAAAAAAAGAGAAAAAGAAAATAGTTTAAAGATTATTGTATGCTTCATTAGCTGTTTTGAGTTTTTCTTTGGCAAACTCGATTCTGCTGTCAACTTCATTGGATGGCTTACTTGCATCCAATGCACTTTGAACATTCTGAATCGCTGAATCCGCCCTTGTCAACTCTAATTTAGCATCATTATAAACTTTTACATCATCCGGACCGCCAGCATAAAATGTTGATTTGACACTGTCGAACTTAACAGACAAATTATTATATTCTGATTTTAACGCTGCAAGTTCGTCATATTGGGTTCCAGATGAGATTTCATTAGTAATTCCTGATGAAACCATACTATAACCTACATAAGCCACAACAATGATAGTTGATATAATCATGATGATTCCAACAACGGAAATTAGCATTGAAGTGGATTTAAATAAGCCTAATCTTGATTTTCTCATATTAACCTCAATTAAATAGTTTATCAATATAGAGTATATAGATATTACTATATTAATGTTACTTACCAAATGCTCTTGGGTAAATTTTTTTAAGTATAAGAAATTAATATTATTTCAATGAACTCTACTGCAAAAACACAAACATCAACTGCAAAATTTGAAGAATTTTTTGCTACATCCTATAAGGACGATGTATTCAGAATACTTGAAAAATATCCCGATGAGCGATCACTTACCGTAAACTATCAATCATTGGAAATATTCGATCCTGAATTAGCTGATTTATTAATTGAGAAACCTGAAGAAGTTATTCAGGCAGCTCAAATAGCTATTAAAAACATCGACCCATTGGTAAAGGATGCAGACATCAACATTCGTTTTGAAAATCTAACCAATATCATTCCACTTAAGGATCTTTTAAGTAAATATATTGGTACCTTTGTCGCAGCAGATGGAATTGTGAGAAAAACTGATGAAATAAGACCCCGTATTGAAACCGGTGTTTTTGAATGTAGAGGATGTATGAGATTGCACGAGGTCGAACAGACATCAGGAAACCACATCATAGAACCGTCTCTTTGTAGCGAATGTGGAGGAAGGTCATTCAGACTGCTCCAGGAGGAATCCAAATACATCGATACACAAACCGCAAGGATGCAGGAACCTCTGGAGAATTTGTCTGGAGGAACCGAACCTAAACAGATGTTGATGATTCTTGAAGACGATTTGGTTGATGAATTAAATCCGGGTGACAAGGTAAGGATAACCGGTACTCTAAAAACCTTCAGGGAAGAGAGAAGCGGCAAATTCAAAAACTACATTTATGTTAACCACATCGAACCGTTAGAACAGGAATTTGAGGAACTTCATCTTTCAGAAGAGGACGAGGAAAAGATTATCGAACTGTCACAGGACCCTCACATTTATGACAAGATTATCAAATCAACAGCACCGTCCATCAGAGGATACCGTGATGTTAAAGAGGCTATTGCGCTTCAATTGTTTGGAGGAGCTGCCAAACAGCTTGAAGATGAGACCAAACTGAGAGGAGACATTCACATTCTCATTGTCGGGGACCCTGGTATCGGTAAGTCCCAGATATTGAAATACGTTTCAAGACTGGCGCCAAGAAGTATCTATACAAGTGGTAAGGGTACAAGTGGTGCAGGTTTGACCGCAGCGGCAGTCAGGGACGAGCTTGGAGGATGGTCTCTTGAAGCAGGTGCATTGGTACTTGGGGACCAAGGTAACGTATGTGTTGACGAATTGGACAAAATGCGTTCCGAAGACCGTTCAGCGCTTCACGAAGCATTGGAACAACAGACTGTAAGTATTGCAAAGGCAGGAATCATGGCGACATTGAACTCAAGGTGTTCCGTTCTTGCAGCAGCAAACCCTAAATTCGGAAGGTTTGACAGATACAAGGTACTTGCAGAACAGATTGATTTACCTGCCCCTATTATTTCTCGTTTCGATTTGATTTTCGTTATTGAAGATAAACCAAGCAGAGAAGGAGACTCAAAGTTAGCAGAGCACATCCTAAAGATACATAAGGAAAATACTGTGGATTATGAAATCGAGCCTGAACTGCTTAGAAAATACATTGCATATGCCCGTAGAAACGTCAACCCTCAACTGACCGATGAGGCAAACGAAGTTCTAAAAGAGTTTTATGTAAGTACAAGAAACAGCAATCCCGAAGAACAGGGCGCTGTTCCTATTACTGCAAGGCAATTAGAAGCTATCATTCGTCTATCAGAAGCCAGTGCCAAAATCAAGCTTAAGGAATTTGTTGAAAAAGAGGACGCTGAAAAGGCTGTAAGGCTTCAGATGGCATGTCTTAAGGAAGTGGGTGTTGATCCTGAAACCGGTGAAATCGATGTAGAGATTCTCGAAGGTGGAACCCCTAAATCCGACAGAGACAAAATCCAAAGGGTAACTGAAGAGATTAAACTTCTTGAAGAGGAATTTGCAGGAGATGCACCATTAAATGTTTTACTTTCAAACATGAGCGAAAAATATGGTGTAAGTGAAGATAAAACCGAGCAAATTGTCAGAAACCTCAAGCAAAAAGGAGTAATCTTCGAACCTAATACAGGATACTTTAGACGAGTATAGTCTAAATTCCTATTTTTTATTATTTTTTACAAATTTTTCATTGAATCTTCCACATTAACAATACATTAATATAACATTAAAACTAAATTTAATATATTATACTTATACTAATTTTATAAGGAGAGATAATTATGGATAAATACGAAGATTTATTAGAAAGAGCAATAGACCAATTACCTCCTGAAGTATTTGAACATAAAAGATTCAAAATTCCTAAAGCTTATTCAGATATCCAAGGTAATAGAACATTCATTAAAAACTTTAAAGATGTTGCAGAAGGTTTAAACAGAGACCCTCAACACTTATTAAAATTCTTGATGAGAGAATTAGGTACTGCAGGAAATATTGAAGGTCAAAGAGCAATCTTACAAGGTAAATTTACCCATTACCTAATCAATGAAAGAATTGAAGATTATGTAGACAAATACGTAATCTGCCACGAATGTAACAGACCAGATACTAGAATTATCAGAGAAGGTAGAATATTCTTACTTAAATGTGCTGCATGCGGTGCAACAGCACCTTTAAAATCATTATAATTCTACTTTTTTTACTTAT is from uncultured Methanobrevibacter sp. and encodes:
- the mcm gene encoding minichromosome maintenance protein MCM, translating into MNSTAKTQTSTAKFEEFFATSYKDDVFRILEKYPDERSLTVNYQSLEIFDPELADLLIEKPEEVIQAAQIAIKNIDPLVKDADINIRFENLTNIIPLKDLLSKYIGTFVAADGIVRKTDEIRPRIETGVFECRGCMRLHEVEQTSGNHIIEPSLCSECGGRSFRLLQEESKYIDTQTARMQEPLENLSGGTEPKQMLMILEDDLVDELNPGDKVRITGTLKTFREERSGKFKNYIYVNHIEPLEQEFEELHLSEEDEEKIIELSQDPHIYDKIIKSTAPSIRGYRDVKEAIALQLFGGAAKQLEDETKLRGDIHILIVGDPGIGKSQILKYVSRLAPRSIYTSGKGTSGAGLTAAAVRDELGGWSLEAGALVLGDQGNVCVDELDKMRSEDRSALHEALEQQTVSIAKAGIMATLNSRCSVLAAANPKFGRFDRYKVLAEQIDLPAPIISRFDLIFVIEDKPSREGDSKLAEHILKIHKENTVDYEIEPELLRKYIAYARRNVNPQLTDEANEVLKEFYVSTRNSNPEEQGAVPITARQLEAIIRLSEASAKIKLKEFVEKEDAEKAVRLQMACLKEVGVDPETGEIDVEILEGGTPKSDRDKIQRVTEEIKLLEEEFAGDAPLNVLLSNMSEKYGVSEDKTEQIVRNLKQKGVIFEPNTGYFRRV
- a CDS encoding translation initiation factor IF-2 subunit beta; the encoded protein is MDKYEDLLERAIDQLPPEVFEHKRFKIPKAYSDIQGNRTFIKNFKDVAEGLNRDPQHLLKFLMRELGTAGNIEGQRAILQGKFTHYLINERIEDYVDKYVICHECNRPDTRIIREGRIFLLKCAACGATAPLKSL